The DNA sequence TGCAGGTGGAGGAAGTTCTCggggaggggcaggtgggggtACCGCCGCTGCACCTCCAGACTGTCACACGCCGAGCTgagggtgggggcgaggggaggggggggcaggccgAGAGGAAGGAATAAGGTAACAATAAatccaaccacacacacacacacacacacactgcagcagagaCATCAGATTCACTGCTACCTTACAGCTGACAAAACTACGGTACGCTTCCACATTTTCACAGTAGAGGGGAATCAATATACCTTTACACAAAATTAACCTCAGCAAGAGATGATTTTGCACAATTCTCTACTGTGAATTTCTCTGAGATGCGCATTAGGTAAACACTAGAAGGCTGAAGCTGAGACACCCGACTGTGACTGTTCTTAAAAAAGGGCTGTAAAATCTCAGGAAGATAACGGGCGATGACGCGTCATGTGATCTGGCTCTATGAGTGCCTACTGGGGCACGCGGGGACAGAAACCACGTCACCGCGAGCCAATCGCGTCGCAGCGTTTGCGCGTGTCCtgcctgtggggggggaggggggaggtgtggcCGGGCCGTACCTGTCCCTGGGGAAGCGGGAGAACAGGGGGCAGTTCTGCGGGGGTGTGGGGCTACTCTTCTTCTCCCCCTCTTCAAAcgaccccctccacctcctcctcttctggtGCACTGCGTCACCACCCCAGGAGCCGCCATCCTCcctgcgagagagagtgagagagggagagagagagagagagggagggagggagggagggaggggaggagtggggaagagagggaaacaggagggaaacagagaacGTTAGATAAATACAGAgggccacagacagacaggccactGGGACCCCAGGCACACAGATGTGTACAGATGGGCACAGGCAGCCTGCAGAGTGTGTCCAAGCGAGTGACTGAAGAATTAACGCGGGTCGTGCGGAAAAATCTGGAAAGTCGAGCCGTCGGGCCAGCGGGGCCCGCCCGAGCAGCGTCTGAACTCACCACCGTCCCCCCCTCCGACCCCCCATGCCCTCGCCGTGTCTCTTCCTGTTTCCCCACGCGTCAAACTGAGCCCCCCAGGGGGCCTGGAGGTGGGACGGAGTCTGCAGCAAAcccgctgagagagagagaacgagagagagagcgcgattAAATGAAAGAGGGGAGTAAATGCACACAATGATGTCTGAAAACctgaaacacaaaagcacatcattttcatttcaaactgcacTGCAGACAAACAAGAGCAAAGGATCCAAAAGTCACCCAAAGTCTTAAAACCAAGACTTGTAATAGGTCTTCTGGACATTCAAACAGATGTAGAATGACTACTTGTCATTATTTATCATTAATTAGATGAAAAGCCTTTTAGCAACCTAAGTGAACATCTGCCACATTCATAAAGCACATTTCAACTTGAGCTTGAGAAACTTTGGGAGCTCTTCGTGGGCACGAACACTCACGCTTGGGCGGGTtctgttgcatgctgggaatgagCGGCGGGATCTTCGGAGACTTCAGCAGCGGTTGTGGCTTGCTTCCCAGAATTCCAGGTTTCTGGCTGGGCGTCATGGTGGGCAGGAGCGGAGGGGGGGATTTGAACGGCTGAGGGGCAGACGGGGCAAAAGAGATGGTTCCGCAGACTGTACACGGTTTGCCCCTGTCCTGACCTGGCCTTCAGTTAAAATAAACCTGGTCCAAAAAGATCTAACTGATGTTTTACTGATATGTAATACTGTGAAACGCTGCACTTTACTTACTATGTATTTATATTCTACACATCCCATGTCTTAAATCATTCCTTAACATTTGATTTCCCATTGTACACGAGCTTCTATGTACCAGTGCGTTAAACAGACACTGTATTATGGCTGCATACCTGGCTGTTGAGAGACTGCACTCTCTGAGCTGTCCAGCTGACAGACACTGAGGGGTCCCACACCGCCTTGACCAAAACCTTCTCCCCCAGCTGAGGAATCCTACCAATCACATCACTAAAaggaagggaagggaggggcgAAGACAGAGGCCGTCGTTATCTGGGCTAAAACTATATATGGTTTGGCATTTATTTCGAACACGTTTCAACCCTTTAGACACCACTAGACTTGCTGAAGACTGCAATCTGACAGCcttaaaagaaacacattttcatcaatATTAAGAACAAAATTTTCCACCACTTAAATTTAACTGTGGATCAATTAAGAACAAGATGTTAATTCAATCCAGACCACAGAATGACACAAAAACAGTAAGGGTTGTTCAGTTCTTTCTTCAGTTACTCATAGACCATACTGATTTCCTTCACATTCTGCTTGTTTCTGAATCAGAAATGGACACTTCAATAAAACACTGTTACACAGCGAGAATATTAGGGATAAAaatagagatggagagaaagagaaacaagacagaatgacaaaaaaataaataatgagtgtCATACCTTGTCTGAAAGTGAACTTCCTGGTCAACCATCCCATAATTATCTTGCAGCTGGGTAACAACCCCAGTGAAAACACGTTGCTTTGACTAAAACAGAGACACAACACAGAGGAAAACTGTGAATAGCAGGCGTAAAATGGGAGTTAACATCCCCATGCTTGTCTACCCAACAGCCGTTGGCTTTACTTCGCCATGCTGATTAAGGCTAAACAAAAGTGGCACTCATTAAGGTAGAGAGGAAGCGCTGACCTGGGCCTCCATCCAGACGGATGAGATCCCCGCGCAGGAGGAAACGTCCGAGAAGAGCCGGGGTCTGTGAAGCATCAGCAGGATCAACAGTGAGAGACCATCAGAACGCCCACAAAGCTTTCAGTTATTATCAACACGCCACACAGCCTATGGACATAAGATGGTTACAGCCCCGCACCTGTCTTTGCACGTCAATGACACACCTGTGTGGGTTTCGCAATCCCcccacaaactgaaaatgatcctctcagaaagtttttttttttttttttttttttaacgttttattGATCAGGTAATAAATGTTCTGGGCTGATCTCCCGAGCGGGGTTGCACAGGATGAACGGGTTTGTAGTAGCCCTACGGGGAGCAGCGAGGGACAAAATTATAATCAAGGTGAGAATAAGGAAGTCTTGTAATCTTTGTTTTAGCGACATCATCGTCCCTGAATGGATGAAACTGCAACGAGACATAATTTGTCTTAGCTGCCGCTTACTTGTGATAGTCAGGACTTAGAAAGACCAAAAAAGTGTTGTGGTGGCGgcataattttacttttatctCAACggaataaaaacacagacaaggaCACGCTGCAAAGTATAGCATAAGGCCTTAAGGGCAGTTCCACGAGAAGATGGAAGCGTTTCTGTTCACATAGAACCAAGAAAAGTGTGGGACATGACaagaaattataaattataaatgaacagcccccctccaccaccacacaTGCTGGTTTGGTATGTGCTTTGCCTTTGGAAACAAAACTCATTCCCTGAAGATACAAGTACATTTGGGCCTTTTCCAGATTAGCTATAATGCACTGGAAGCTATTAATAGACATGCATGTTAACCAacaactgtaatgtaattttcagGGCAAAGTCCTACATTCCTTTTAGctactttatttaaataaataaacaaataaggaaaaataGGACGAGAATCCTGGAGAACAGGATGAAGGAATAGGTGGAACAGAGGGAGTTGCTTCAAACTGCAGGTGCCGTTGCATTAACAAGCaggcttcattcattcattcattcatccattcatccattcattaatTCCCTCGTGTTCCCGTTTACAAGTTCACCCCATTTTGTACAGTGCAATAGTTACCAGAGTGTTCTCGATTGTTTGATGGTGCAATGAAGGTTACAGCACAAGCAAGCTTACAAATTATAACTTACTCACCGAACTTATAATTGCTTcaaaatgacatcaccactCTTTCCAAAATGTTACGCGCATGGGTTCCGTTTCGCCCTGGAAACACAGTGGCGCAGAAATAAATGCTAGTCTACATCTGTCAACTATCACGCAGTCTGAATGCTGTTTTTCAACATCGTTCAAGTTTATCCAGAATTTAGTACGAAAACACGGATATAACACGCGGCTGTACAATCCAATCTTGTACAATGTCAGGTGAGTGGGAATACAATCGAAGATCAAAACGTAATGAGATGGATATCAATCAACGCCCCTAACAAGCCAACTGTGCTGCAGCTAACTTATTCAGTGCAGACATAAGTAACACACAGCATGAAACAACAATCAAATTTGTTCCCCGACTAGTTTTCTAACGTTTGCTATAACGTTACAGAAACTGCCTAGCTACATATCGACCAAGCTCAACGTTTCACTGAACCATAGAAACAGATTGCGTTCGTCTATCTGATTATGATAAAGCTACTACGTACTAGTAGTAGTTCTGCCTGTTTAGTTAGCCAGCTAGTTACAGTCAGTCGGGCACCAAGCTGCAGTAAGCCTCAGTGCGAATGCacttaactagctagctaacgttagcaaactCGCAACAGCAAGACCACCTTTTTACCTAAAAAGTAATCAAGTTGATGAAATCAAGTTATTAAAACAACAGCCAGGAGTTACGTCGAATGAACGCAGTAGTTTTATTCCACTAACAAGTTAATAATTTTAGCGCATGAAGTAGCTTACTTTCAATTGCTTCCAAATCCGGCTCAGTTTCCTTTTCCTGGTCGCCGCTTTTGTTTGTTGGGTCACAAAGCACGTATTGGCTTCCTCACCAACACCAGTAGCGTTTTCTAAATGgactactgccatctactgaccATGTATGTAAATGCGAAGATACCAATATTCCTGTTTTCACAAATAATAGGCTATTACTGTAATCGGTAAAATATGTTGAATGTCGGTCGGCTGATAAAGTAACATGAAAATGTGATGGGTTAAAAGTAATAATTTTACTAGCACTAGGATTTATACTCTGTGCTTCAAATGTCAAGCGCTGTCTTCTGTTGTTCCGACCCCGATGCGAATATGTACCAGTGAGGTTAACTGAAATATATTCAGCtacttaatgttattttaagaaaaatattatCCACTACTGCCACCTGTGTGTATAATAGCCTGTTTCCCAGAAAGACAACGAATGTTCAAATGGCGATGAAATCCGAAAGTTCGCATATTCAACGTAAACGCTTCCCATGCAAGAACATGACACGAAATCCATTAGCCTGGCTATAATTTCTCGGATCTCTTTCAATTATAATGTAATTTTGCCACGATAAATTATACAGTAATAAATTAGGGTTTCCTCCAAAACGCTAGATGGCACCTCTCCCTGCGCCGTAGCTTTACAATCTCAGAAATTTGCAAGATTTCTATTGCGTTCGAACCCCACACGCACAGCTGCAGGACACACGTGTGAGCAATGGCTTCTGACAGGCTGCTATTTCACGAGATGGGTTTGGATGATCGCCTGCTGAAGGTATGAAAATGGACCCTGTGTGCTAATTACTATGTTCATGTAAATAGCGAGTAGTCAGACTTCAAATCAATCTGACGAGTGAATATTTGTCTTGTAGTTGTATTGTTAAAACTGCGTTGCCTTTCCAAACGGCTAAgtagctagcaagttagctagtcGGCTATCAATATGGCCATAACAACTTCTCAGTCTAGCTGACTAGTTATACATTTTGTATCCGACTAAATGAACAGTGACTTACCTTGGATACTACTTCTTGATGTTACTCTTCGTTGACTGGTGATGGTCATGTCTCTGTAGGCACTGGCGGACTTGGGTTGGGCGCAGCCCACCTTGATACAGGAGAAAGCAATCCCTCTTGCATTGGATGGAAAGGATTTATTGGCCCGGGCTCGGACCGGCTCCGGGAAAACCGCTGCCTACGCAGTGCCAATCATCCAGCGCATCCTTACCTCCAAACAGGTGAAATCAGTAATCAGCGTAAACAAATTAGTCAGCTAGCCAAAACATCTAGCTGTTCGCCTAGTTATTTCTGACTGctgtggctgttctgttctctaGCTCTGTTCAAAGTATAGCTTTGACTTTGTTGCAAATGGTGCATGTATTTTTGTCCTTTAGTAATGCCAGATTTACAATCTAGACGGATTGAAGTAGTTTTAAACGATGCAGTATTTTCGTAGAACTTAgcggttggtgtgtgtgcccatgcagACGGTGCGCGAGCAGGCGGTGAGGGCGCTGATCCTCGTGCCCACCAAAGAGTTGGGCCAGCAGGTCCAGGCCATGGTGCGCCAGTTGACTGCTTTCTGCGCCAGGGACGTGAGGGTGGCCGACATCTCCGGGAAAGCCGATGTCTCCGCACAGAGGTCAGTCACGCAGCCAAGTGCGGTGTATAACCTGGCCTCTCCTAAAGAGTTTCTGGGTTAGGGGATGTTCAGGTTTTTGCGTATGCATATGCAGTATGTGCTTCTGTACCCGTGTGCTTCCGTTGAATGTACGTTCTGCTGCCCAGGCCCATCCTAATGGAGAAGCCAGAcatagtggtgggcacgccctcCAGGGTTCTGGCCCACCTCAGTGCCCAGAATATGAACCTGCAGTCCTCGCTGGAGATGCTGGTCATCGATGAGGCCGACCTGATCTTCTCCTTTGGCTTTGAGAGTGACCTCAAGAGCCTGTTATGGTACGAGAGCCTCGTGTATGgcccacacactgccacacactcacccatagcacacacacacacacacacacacatacacacacacacactatcgcACCCACAACAACACGTGcacatttttgtgtatgttttagtTTTCTTAAGTGAGCGCACAGGGTGACAAATGCTTGTGATGCACGCCCAcctgcacagccaatcagaatgcgcAGACCCAAAGGTTGTGTGAGTGGCAGGCTGTTCTGTTCCTCGCCTGTGATGCTGACCCACTGTTCCGTCTGGTTGTTTGTAGCCACTTGCCTAAGATCTACCAGGCCTTCCTGATGTCTGCGACTCTGAACGAGGACGTCCAGTCCCTGAAGGAGCTGGTGCTGCACAACCCTGTGAGTAGCAGTCGGGCTGCGTAGCGCAACGCTAATTAATCCATCGTCATGGTAGTCATGACAATGCAGGTAGTGCTGGGGAATGAGGCTTCACCATGCTGGGTCTGTGTGGAgggacagtggggacagtgATGTTGGGGCTAAACTTAGCAATTCTCGGTGGGTTGATTCCCGTGTTTGAGATTAATTTTGGGGGGTCGTGAGGACGTACACTGGGGACTGTGAAGGAAAGGCGGTGAGGAAGTGCTGTGGGGGTAATGGACGGCATCCCGTTACCACGGTGTCTCCTAGGTGACCCTGAAGCTGCAGGGCTCCCAGCTTCCGGACAgcacccagctgcagcagtacaGCGTGCAGTGCGAGGAGGAGGATAAGTTCCTGCTGATCTACACGCTGCTGAAGCTGGGCCTGGTCCGGGGGAAGACCCTGCTGTTCGTCAGCGCCGTGGAGCGATGTTACCGCCTCAAACTCTTCCTGGAGCAGTTCAGCATCCCGGCCTGCGTGCTTAACTCCGAGCTGCCTGTGCACTCCAGGTAATATTCAGCTCCGAGCTGCCTGTGCACTCCAGGTAATATTCAGGTCTGAGCTGCCTGTGCACTCCAGGTAATATTCAGCTCTGAGCTGCCTGTGCACTCCAGGTAATATTCAGCTCTGAGCTGCCTGTGCACACCAGGTAATATTCAGCACTGAGCTGCCTGTGCAGTCCAGGTAATATTCAGCTCTGAGCTGCCTGTGCAGTCCAGGTAATATTCAGCACTGAGCTGCCTGTGCACACCAGGTAATATTCAGCTCTGAGCTCCTCATGTAGTCGAGGTGATAATTATAATGATTGTGTTCCATTTTTGGGAAGTATTCTGTTGCAGTCAGTGTGTTGTGTAGCCCCTGTCCATTTTGAATGGGTGAGGAGCTTGTGAGCTGGACTCACTgtgttccccccctcccccctcctctcaagGTGCCACATCATCACTCAGTTCAACCAGGGCTTCTACAACTACATCATCGCCACTGACGAGCAGAGCCTGGCCAATCCCAGCGCGCCGCCGAAGGGGGACGAGGGCACGGgcaagaagaagaggaagaagaagaagaagaatgccGGGAACGGAGCAGGGTGAGCGAAGGGCAGGCGGTGCGAAAACCTGTGGGTCTCAGTTTCAGGACGGTTATGTCTGGCGCTTCATCCGTCTGGCCGATGCGTTTATCCTGAGCACCTTCCGAGGGTCGAAGCGCGTTACAGTAAACTAGTCTGACTCCCGGGATATAGGctgtgggtataagcctgccattggccgactatttcagtcggaattctcctccccttccgctatctGCGTTTCTACCGTTTTTGCAAGGGCACCGTCGCTGCATCCTGGTTCGTAGCGCCACCCaagacgattgtgattggtttaaagaaatacaaacaagccagagcgttttttttgtcccctataccggaatgataatgggttgagccagacctttctccagcgctggcactgcgctgaaacgaagtgtggggataggtctggctatgcgagactaCACTAAACAAGACCAAGTGTACACAACATGAGCCTTATTTATGCTTCCTTGCGATGGCACGATAACGATGGGGACACACATAGATTGAATCTAAGCCTAGGACAAACACAAGTACGAAGACAGGGTAGATCGTAACGCTATAAATAGCAACGCAAGGCTCGTTAGAACCCGCTTCACATCGTGCGAGAAAGTGACCTGAGGTATTGTGTGCAGAAATG is a window from the Anguilla anguilla isolate fAngAng1 chromosome 14, fAngAng1.pri, whole genome shotgun sequence genome containing:
- the ddx56 gene encoding probable ATP-dependent RNA helicase DDX56, yielding MASDRLLFHEMGLDDRLLKALADLGWAQPTLIQEKAIPLALDGKDLLARARTGSGKTAAYAVPIIQRILTSKQTVREQAVRALILVPTKELGQQVQAMVRQLTAFCARDVRVADISGKADVSAQRPILMEKPDIVVGTPSRVLAHLSAQNMNLQSSLEMLVIDEADLIFSFGFESDLKSLLCHLPKIYQAFLMSATLNEDVQSLKELVLHNPVTLKLQGSQLPDSTQLQQYSVQCEEEDKFLLIYTLLKLGLVRGKTLLFVSAVERCYRLKLFLEQFSIPACVLNSELPVHSRCHIITQFNQGFYNYIIATDEQSLANPSAPPKGDEGTGKKKRKKKKKNAGNGAGGKDMEYGVSRGIDFQNVSNVVNFDLPATVDSYIHRVGRTARADNPGTALSFVSHTELPLLAQIEDALTGENADTALKPYSFKMEQIEGFRYRCRDAMRSVTKQAVKEARLKEIKQELLNSEKLKTYFEDNPRDLQLLRHDRDLHPAVIKPHLKNVPEYLVPSALKGLTNPITGRKKRWRPSKAAPPGVVKNNFKHQRRGRNPLKSFRYTGKKGEGRASKPGQS